In Bacillus marinisedimentorum, a single window of DNA contains:
- a CDS encoding GntR family transcriptional regulator, which produces MNLDRSSSTPLYIQLKDLLSNKIKTGELTPEQQIPSERELGQEYNVSRITVRQAINLAVNEGLLYRSHGKGTFVASPTIKQELTKINSFQSTLTQQCLVASTEIVKADTVLTDFQLSTLLHTKMMDKVANLQLIGYGDMLPIVFYDSFFPMDVGEQIIKAARLEKEHDRPFSTLDLYGKIPDITPTHMEQTFEAVLSDEYISSFLRLKKTAPIFKVTSIFYAGNQPIEYRTAYYKGDKYKFFITRTTS; this is translated from the coding sequence ATGAATCTCGATCGCAGCAGTTCAACTCCTTTATACATCCAGTTAAAAGACCTGTTATCAAACAAAATCAAAACAGGCGAACTGACACCTGAACAGCAAATTCCTTCCGAAAGGGAGCTCGGGCAGGAATATAACGTAAGCAGAATCACTGTAAGGCAGGCAATCAACCTCGCTGTAAATGAAGGGCTGCTTTATCGAAGCCATGGGAAGGGGACGTTCGTTGCCAGTCCCACCATTAAACAGGAATTAACGAAGATTAATAGTTTTCAATCTACACTGACCCAACAGTGCCTTGTTGCTTCTACAGAAATCGTAAAAGCAGACACGGTTTTGACCGATTTTCAATTATCTACTCTTTTACACACGAAAATGATGGATAAAGTCGCAAATCTGCAGCTGATCGGGTATGGTGACATGCTCCCGATTGTGTTCTATGATAGTTTCTTTCCGATGGATGTCGGTGAACAGATCATCAAGGCAGCCCGTCTGGAAAAAGAACATGACCGGCCTTTCTCCACCCTGGATTTATACGGAAAAATCCCTGATATCACGCCAACCCATATGGAGCAAACATTTGAAGCAGTGCTTTCTGATGAATACATTTCTTCTTTTCTGAGACTGAAGAAAACGGCCCCGATATTTAAAGTCACCTCCATCTTCTATGCCGGTAACCAGCCCATTGAATATCGCACAGCGTACTATAAGGGAGATAAGTATAAATTTTTCATCACCCGGACAACGAGTTGA